The following are encoded together in the Euzebyales bacterium genome:
- a CDS encoding GNAT family N-acetyltransferase, whose protein sequence is MTTNGDADRLLTAHLRAWLGAWPPAVAVDVVGARARLEPGWDGSTTALVGVGTPRRTLLSVPPDRVEAVTRALGRLDDPDVRRAIVRAVGASGRILGRGVFRWSRCVAGVRQLPDAGDWVEGSHPRVPDWLRPFNYGPVLIAWDDAGAYGAGVGIKRHDPVGHEIAVVTTPALQGRGLARRLVAQAARRIIDEGGLPTYLHDPANGASARVADAVGFPDRGWSVYGLFGGD, encoded by the coding sequence ATGACCACCAACGGCGATGCAGACCGCTTGCTGACCGCGCACCTCCGGGCGTGGCTCGGCGCGTGGCCCCCGGCCGTCGCGGTCGACGTCGTCGGCGCGCGGGCGCGCCTGGAGCCCGGATGGGACGGCAGCACAACGGCGCTGGTCGGTGTCGGCACGCCCCGTCGCACGCTGTTGTCCGTGCCACCCGACCGCGTCGAGGCGGTCACGCGGGCGCTCGGCCGCCTCGACGACCCCGACGTGCGGCGAGCGATCGTTCGTGCCGTCGGCGCGTCCGGGCGGATCCTCGGCCGTGGCGTGTTCCGCTGGTCGCGCTGCGTCGCCGGCGTCAGGCAGCTGCCCGATGCGGGCGACTGGGTGGAGGGGTCCCACCCGCGGGTGCCCGACTGGCTGCGGCCGTTCAACTACGGTCCCGTGCTGATCGCGTGGGACGACGCCGGTGCCTACGGCGCCGGCGTCGGCATCAAGCGCCACGACCCGGTGGGCCACGAGATCGCCGTCGTCACGACCCCCGCGCTGCAGGGTCGCGGGCTGGCGCGTCGGCTCGTGGCGCAGGCGGCACGCAGGATCATCGACGAGGGCGGCCTGCCGACCTACCTGCACGACCCGGCCAACGGCGCGTCGGCCCGCGTGGCCGACGCCGTCGGCTTCCCGGATCGCGGGTGGTCGGTGTACGGCCTGTTCGGTGGCGACTGA
- a CDS encoding DNA alkylation repair protein, giving the protein MTGVAALPDDLVARLRPHAVPERAEGERRYLKSTLRHLGVPMPRLRSTTRAFLRDHDDLDTTARLRLVQQLWDRQVHELRRIAVLLLEDAADDLNADTLDLVERLARDAKTWALVDPLAIGVAGRIALCDDRVWQRTDRWVADDDVWVRRTALLAHLPALRTDRTRFEHFAGQADALLDDGEFFIRKAIGWVLREVARRDPAIVTAWLEPRTSRLSGLTIREAVRYLPAADRDRLLATHRRA; this is encoded by the coding sequence ATGACGGGCGTCGCGGCCCTCCCCGACGACCTCGTCGCGCGGCTGCGTCCGCATGCCGTGCCCGAGCGGGCCGAGGGCGAGCGCCGCTACCTCAAGAGCACTCTGCGCCACCTCGGCGTCCCGATGCCCCGGCTCCGCTCGACCACGCGGGCTTTCCTCCGGGACCACGACGACCTGGACACGACCGCCCGGCTTCGCCTGGTCCAGCAGTTGTGGGACCGGCAGGTCCACGAGCTGCGCAGGATCGCCGTGCTGCTGCTCGAGGACGCGGCGGACGACCTCAACGCCGACACGCTGGACCTCGTCGAACGCCTCGCGCGCGACGCCAAGACATGGGCGCTCGTTGATCCCCTCGCCATCGGCGTGGCCGGGCGGATCGCGCTGTGCGACGACCGCGTGTGGCAGCGGACCGACAGGTGGGTGGCCGACGACGACGTCTGGGTGCGCCGTACCGCCCTGCTGGCCCACCTCCCGGCCCTGCGGACCGACCGCACGCGGTTCGAGCACTTCGCCGGCCAGGCGGACGCGTTGCTCGACGACGGCGAGTTCTTCATTCGCAAGGCCATCGGCTGGGTCCTCCGCGAGGTCGCGCGACGCGACCCCGCGATCGTGACCGCCTGGCTCGAACCCCGGACGTCTCGCCTGTCGGGTCTGACCATCCGGGAGGCCGTCAGGTACCTGCCGGCCGCCGACCGCGACCGGCTGCTCGCCACGCACCGCCGCGCATGA
- a CDS encoding GNAT family N-acetyltransferase, with the protein MTGEPARPPAAPRGGTKIRLRRVRSDDGPDLARAWTDQAEMYARLDPEVFRIPSGDGLGAWLVGSLAEQADPQRRLVLVADVDGAAVGFVVAAVVAPHPAPERQMQRGLDTRSVRIEALVVRRDQWRRGVGTRLVTAVEDWARNRGATLVTAQAFTAGPAADFLAARGYAPRAVVHGRPL; encoded by the coding sequence ATGACAGGCGAACCCGCGCGCCCGCCGGCCGCGCCGCGAGGCGGCACGAAGATCCGTCTGCGCAGGGTCCGATCCGACGACGGCCCTGACCTCGCGCGGGCCTGGACCGACCAGGCCGAGATGTACGCACGACTCGATCCGGAGGTGTTCAGGATCCCGTCCGGCGACGGGCTCGGCGCCTGGCTCGTCGGGAGCCTGGCGGAGCAGGCCGACCCCCAGCGGCGGCTGGTCCTCGTGGCCGACGTCGACGGCGCGGCCGTCGGGTTCGTCGTCGCGGCCGTCGTCGCGCCGCACCCGGCGCCCGAAAGGCAGATGCAGCGCGGCCTCGACACCCGCAGCGTTCGGATCGAGGCGCTCGTGGTACGCCGCGACCAGTGGCGGCGCGGCGTGGGCACGCGCCTGGTCACTGCCGTGGAGGACTGGGCCCGCAACCGCGGAGCCACACTGGTCACGGCACAGGCGTTCACGGCCGGTCCGGCCGCCGACTTCCTGGCAGCACGGGGCTACGCTCCGCGCGCGGTGGTGCACGGCAGGCCGCTGTGA